A part of Campylobacter concisus genomic DNA contains:
- a CDS encoding molybdopterin oxidoreductase family protein, translated as MEEIVKTTCPYCGTGCGIDLIVRNGRIVDAKPSKDHHVNDGELCLKGMFGWEFVNSPKRLSRPMMRKLNGVYDKHGELEEVSFEEVYDFLADKFKSTVAKYGPSSIMGFSSARSNNEDNYVFQKFFRAQGSNNVDHCARLUHAPTVAGLASTLGNGTMTNDLVEFATDTDVFLLIGTNTSECHPIIAMQMQRGLQRGAKMIVVDPKRTDMAKKADIFLQIPIGANIKTLNTMMHVIIAENLQDSEFIEKYSEGFEYLKEAVKDFTPERFERETGIKKELIIEAARMYAKAGAAAICYTMGITQFSDGTSNVFSLSNLAVLTGNLGKKGAGVNPLRGQNNVQGACDMGALPNVIPAGAVNSPYAQEQARKVWHFELNPVPGFKLTQAPDKMDSGELKVLYVYGENPVMSDPWTEHFAHAVHHLDCFIVQDLFFTESAHKADVVLPAAGWGEKDGTFINTSRRVQRTRKASEPVSGVEPDWKVVCNIANRMGLEGFDFASPEQIWNELRELMPKFFGGISYYRLGKLGGISWPCPDEEHPGTPVLYADHKSMLPGGKFRFAPVLYVDDKEERAKAEAEFRAKMNIPEGYPVGSGALSEVPDEVYPCLFTTGRKVYHYHTGTMTRECPALEYGAGIEGALIEVSPDIARERELEEGCYALVQNKRGQIAAKLRVNPDLKEGTIFTTFHYSEADGNELANAGDPDPLSGITPLKMTIANIRRLSEEEFIKFREQNEMSMHSANPYLSPVRA; from the coding sequence ATGGAAGAGATCGTAAAGACCACCTGTCCATATTGCGGTACGGGCTGCGGCATCGATCTTATCGTGCGAAACGGTAGAATCGTAGATGCCAAACCTAGCAAAGACCACCACGTAAACGACGGCGAGCTTTGCTTAAAAGGAATGTTCGGATGGGAGTTCGTAAACTCTCCTAAACGCTTAAGCCGACCGATGATGAGAAAGCTAAACGGCGTCTACGACAAGCACGGAGAGCTTGAAGAAGTGAGTTTTGAGGAGGTTTATGATTTCCTTGCGGATAAATTTAAATCCACCGTCGCAAAATACGGCCCAAGCTCGATCATGGGCTTTAGCTCTGCGCGCTCAAATAACGAAGACAACTACGTTTTCCAGAAATTTTTCCGCGCCCAGGGCAGCAACAACGTCGATCACTGCGCCCGTCTTTGACACGCTCCTACAGTGGCAGGTCTTGCCAGCACGCTAGGAAACGGAACGATGACGAACGATTTGGTCGAATTTGCGACTGACACGGACGTATTTTTACTCATCGGTACCAACACGAGCGAGTGCCACCCGATCATCGCTATGCAGATGCAGCGCGGTCTTCAGCGAGGCGCCAAGATGATCGTAGTAGATCCAAAGCGCACCGATATGGCTAAAAAAGCCGATATTTTCTTGCAAATCCCGATCGGAGCGAATATCAAAACGCTAAATACGATGATGCACGTAATCATAGCCGAAAATTTGCAAGACAGCGAATTTATCGAGAAGTACTCCGAGGGATTTGAATATCTAAAAGAAGCGGTTAAGGACTTTACGCCTGAGCGTTTCGAGCGCGAAACCGGCATAAAAAAAGAGCTCATCATAGAGGCAGCTAGAATGTATGCTAAAGCAGGCGCGGCGGCGATTTGCTACACGATGGGCATCACGCAGTTTAGCGACGGCACGTCAAACGTCTTTTCGCTATCAAATTTAGCCGTTTTAACGGGAAATTTAGGCAAAAAGGGTGCGGGCGTAAATCCTCTGCGCGGTCAAAACAACGTCCAAGGCGCATGCGACATGGGCGCGCTGCCTAACGTCATCCCGGCCGGCGCGGTAAACAGTCCTTACGCACAGGAGCAAGCGCGCAAAGTATGGCACTTTGAGCTAAATCCGGTTCCGGGCTTTAAGCTAACGCAAGCACCCGATAAAATGGATAGCGGCGAGCTAAAAGTCCTCTACGTCTACGGCGAAAACCCCGTAATGAGCGACCCTTGGACCGAGCACTTCGCCCACGCCGTGCATCATCTAGACTGCTTTATAGTACAGGATTTGTTTTTCACAGAAAGCGCGCACAAGGCCGACGTCGTATTACCTGCCGCTGGCTGGGGCGAAAAGGACGGAACCTTTATCAACACCTCTCGCCGCGTCCAACGCACGCGAAAGGCTAGCGAGCCCGTTAGCGGCGTGGAGCCTGATTGGAAGGTCGTTTGCAACATCGCAAACCGCATGGGGCTAGAGGGGTTTGATTTTGCGAGCCCTGAGCAAATTTGGAACGAGCTAAGGGAGCTTATGCCTAAATTTTTCGGCGGTATCAGCTACTATAGACTAGGCAAACTAGGCGGTATCAGCTGGCCGTGCCCCGACGAGGAGCATCCGGGTACGCCCGTGCTTTACGCAGATCATAAGTCCATGCTACCTGGCGGTAAATTCCGCTTCGCGCCGGTGCTTTACGTAGACGATAAAGAGGAGCGCGCTAAAGCCGAGGCCGAATTTAGAGCCAAGATGAATATCCCGGAGGGCTATCCGGTCGGTAGCGGCGCGCTTAGCGAAGTGCCCGACGAGGTATATCCGTGCCTATTTACGACCGGACGCAAGGTCTATCACTACCACACGGGCACGATGACCAGAGAGTGTCCGGCTCTTGAATACGGTGCTGGCATCGAGGGCGCGCTCATCGAGGTAAGTCCCGATATCGCTCGCGAGAGGGAGCTAGAGGAGGGCTGCTACGCGCTCGTACAAAACAAACGCGGCCAGATCGCCGCCAAACTGCGCGTAAATCCGGATCTAAAAGAAGGCACGATATTTACGACCTTCCACTATAGCGAGGCCGACGGTAACGAGCTAGCCAACGCCGGCGATCCCGATCCGCTCTCAGGCATCACGCCGCTAAAGATGACGATAGCAAACATCAGGCGTCTAAGCGAAGAGGAATTTATCAAATTTAGAGAGCAAAACGAGATGTCGATGCACTCGGCAAATCCGTATTTATCGCCTGTTAGAGCGTAA